Proteins from one Bos taurus isolate L1 Dominette 01449 registration number 42190680 breed Hereford chromosome 7, ARS-UCD2.0, whole genome shotgun sequence genomic window:
- the ZFP62 gene encoding zinc finger protein 62 homolog isoform X1 — protein sequence MSHLKTRGTEDEESTEKYENIRNAESVWPKVEGLHKDHMQESKVGETCDWDSKVENQMDKPEGKRMKEDKSGFREKIGKARNTANIKTEQEDEASEKSLHLSSKYVTHQTVPIEQKNSEQVKCVESINGNSHPSLQQKASAVKKSHKCDDCGKSFKYNSRLIQHKIMHTGEKRYECDDCGGTFRSSSSLRVHKRIHTGEKPYKCEECGKAYMSYSSLINHKSTHSGEKNCKCDECGKSFNYSSVLDQHKRIHTGEKPYECGECGKAFRNSSGLRVHKRIHTGEKPYECDICGKTFSNSSGLRVHKRIHTGEKPYECDECGKAFITCRTLLNHKSIHFGDKPYKCDECEKSFNYSSLLIQHKVIHTGEKPYECDECGKAFRNSSGLIVHKRIHTGEKPYKCDVCGKAFSYSSGLAVHKSIHPGKKAHECKECGKSFSYNSLLLQHRTIHTGERPYVCDVCGKTFRNNSGLKVHRRLHTGEKPYKCDVCGKAYISRSSLKNHKGIHLGEKPYKCSYCEKSFNYSSALEQHKRIHTREKPFGCDECGKAFRNNSGLKVHKRIHTGERPYKCEECGKAYISLSSLINHKSVHPGEKPYKCDECEKAFITYRTLINHKKIHLGEKPYKCDVCEKSFNYTSLLSQHRRVHTREKPYECDRCEKVFRNNSSLKVHKRIHTGEKPYKCDVCGKAYISHSSLINHKSTHPGKTPYTCDECGKAFFSNRTLISHKRVHLGEKPFKCVECGKSFSYSSLLSQHKRIHTGEKPYVCDGCGKAFRNSSGLTVHKRIHTGEKPYGCDECGKAYISHSSLINHKSVHSGQQPYNCECGKSFNYRSVLDQHKRIHTGKKLYQCNECGKAFNIRSNLTKHKRIHTGGEYLSVTNMGSHSGTSQKRTHEGGNALDGTRMSMSL from the coding sequence TGTCACATTTGAAGACGAGGGGCACTGAGGATGAGGAATcaactgaaaagtatgaaaatattCGAAATGCAGAATCTGTGTGGCCAAAAGTGGAAGGTCTTCACAAGGATCATATGCAGGAGTCTAAGGTTGGTGAAACTTGTGATTGGGATAGCAAGGTAGAAAATCAGATGGACAAGCCTGAgggaaaaagaatgaaggaagacAAAAGTGGCTTCAGGGAAAAGATTGGCAAAGCCAGGAATACAGCAAATATAAAGACAGAACAGGAAGATGAGGCATCTGAGAAAAGCTTACATCTGAGCTCAAAATATGTTACACACCAGACTGTCCCTATAGAACAGAAAAACAGTGAACAAGTCAAATGTGTGGAGAGCATTAATGGAAACTCTCATCCCAGTCTACAGCAAAAAGCCAGTGCTGTTAAGAAATCACATAAATGTGATGACTGTGGGAAATCCTTCAAATATAATTCCCGACTTATTCAACATAAAATTATGCACACTGGTGAAAAACGCTATGAGTGCGATGACTGTGGAGGGACTTTCCGGAGCAGCTCAAGCCTTCGAGTCCACAAGAGGATCCATACTGGGGAGAAGCCGTACAAGTGTGAGGAATGTGGGAAAGCCTACATGTCTTATTCCAGCCTTATAAACCACAAAAGCACCCATTCTGGAGAAAAGAACTGTAAGTGTGATGagtgtggaaaatccttcaattATAGCTCAGTTTTGGATCAGCATAAGAGAATTCACACTGGGGAGAAGCCCTATGAGTGTGGTgagtgtgggaaagccttcaggAACAGCTCTGGCCTTAGAGTCCACAAAAGGATCCACACAGGTGAGAAGCCCTATGAATGTGACATCTGTGGGAAAACCTTCAGTAATAGCTCTGGCCTTAGAGTCCACAAAAGGATTCATACAGgggagaaaccctatgaatgtgaTGAGTGTGGGAAGGCCTTCATTACCTGCAGAACACTTCTAAATCATAAAAGCATCCACTTTGGAGATAAACCTTATAAATGTGATGAATGTGAAAAATCATTTAATTATAGTTCTCTCCTCATTCAACATAAAGTTatccacactggagagaaaccttatgaatgtGATGAATGTGGGAAGGCTTTCAGGAATAGTTCAGGCCTTATTGTGCATAAAAGGatccacacaggagagaaaccttacaaatgtgatgtcTGTGGCAAAGCATTCAGCTATAGCTCAGGCCTGGCAGTCCATAAAAGCATTCACCCTGGGAAGAAAGCCCATGAATGTAAGGAGTGTGGAAAATCATTCAGCTATAACTCACTTCTTCTTCAACACAGAACAATTCACACTGGAGAGAGACCTTATGTATGTgatgtctgtggaaaaactttcaGAAACAATTCAGGACTCAAAGTCCACAGGCGACTCCATACTGGGGAAAAACCATATAAGTGTGATGTGTGTGGAAAAGCCTATATCTCACGCTCTAGCCTTAAAAACCACAAAGGAATCCATCTTGGGGAGAAGCCCTATAAATGTAGTTATTGTGAAAAATCCTTCAATTACAGCTCTGCCCTTGAACAACATAAAAGGATTCATACAAGGGAGAAACCCTTTGGGTGTGATGAGTGTGGAAAAGCCTTCAGAAATAATTCAGGCCTTAAAGTCCATAAACGAATCCACACTGGGGAGAGACCTTACAAATGTGAAGAATGTGGGAAGGCCTACATCTCACTTTCAAGCCTTATAAATCATAAAAGTGTACACCCTGGGGAAAAGCCCTATAAGTGTGATGAGTGTGAGAAAGCCTTTATCACATACCGAACCCTTATAAATCACAAAAAAATTCATCTTGGGGAGAAGCCCTACAAATGCGATGTGTGTGAGAAATCTTTTAACTACACCTCACTTCTTTCTCAACACAGAAGGGTCCACACTAGagagaaaccttatgaatgtGACAGATGTGAAAAGGTCTTCAGAAACAACTCGAGCCTTAAAGTGCATAAAAGAATTCATACTGGTGAGAAGCCCtataaatgtgatgtgtgtggaAAAGCCTACATCTCACACTCAAGCCTTATCAACCATAAAAGTACCCACCCTGGCAAGACCCCCTACACATGTGATGAATGTGGGAAAGCTTTTTTCTCAAACAGAACTCTTATAAGCCATAAAAGAGTCCATCTTGGGGAGAAACCCTTCAAATGTGTTGAATGTGGGAAGTCTTTCAGTTATAGCTCACTCCTTTCCCAACACAAGAGGATTCATACGGGGGAAAAACCCTATGTGTGTGATGGCTGTGGGAAGGCATTCAGGAACAGCTCAGGCCTCACAGTGCATAAAAGGATACACACAGGTGAGAAACCCTATGGATGTGATGAGTGTGGGAAAGCATACATCTCACACTCGAGTCTTATCAACCATAAAAGTGTCCATAGCGGGCAGCAGCCCTATAATTGTGAGTGTGGGAAATCCTTCAATTATAGATCAGTCCTTGACCAACACAAAAGGATCCACACTGGAAAGAAGCTATACCAATGTAACGAGTGTGGGAAGGCTTTCAATATCAGATCAAATCTCACCAAGCATAAAAGAATCCATACTGGAGGGGAATATTTAAGTGTGACAAATATGGGAAGTCATAGTGGCACATCACAGAAGAGAACTCATGAGGGAGGGAATGCTCTGGATGGGACCAGGATGAGCATGTCTCTGTAG
- the ZFP62 gene encoding zinc finger protein 62 homolog isoform X2 yields the protein MQESKVGETCDWDSKVENQMDKPEGKRMKEDKSGFREKIGKARNTANIKTEQEDEASEKSLHLSSKYVTHQTVPIEQKNSEQVKCVESINGNSHPSLQQKASAVKKSHKCDDCGKSFKYNSRLIQHKIMHTGEKRYECDDCGGTFRSSSSLRVHKRIHTGEKPYKCEECGKAYMSYSSLINHKSTHSGEKNCKCDECGKSFNYSSVLDQHKRIHTGEKPYECGECGKAFRNSSGLRVHKRIHTGEKPYECDICGKTFSNSSGLRVHKRIHTGEKPYECDECGKAFITCRTLLNHKSIHFGDKPYKCDECEKSFNYSSLLIQHKVIHTGEKPYECDECGKAFRNSSGLIVHKRIHTGEKPYKCDVCGKAFSYSSGLAVHKSIHPGKKAHECKECGKSFSYNSLLLQHRTIHTGERPYVCDVCGKTFRNNSGLKVHRRLHTGEKPYKCDVCGKAYISRSSLKNHKGIHLGEKPYKCSYCEKSFNYSSALEQHKRIHTREKPFGCDECGKAFRNNSGLKVHKRIHTGERPYKCEECGKAYISLSSLINHKSVHPGEKPYKCDECEKAFITYRTLINHKKIHLGEKPYKCDVCEKSFNYTSLLSQHRRVHTREKPYECDRCEKVFRNNSSLKVHKRIHTGEKPYKCDVCGKAYISHSSLINHKSTHPGKTPYTCDECGKAFFSNRTLISHKRVHLGEKPFKCVECGKSFSYSSLLSQHKRIHTGEKPYVCDGCGKAFRNSSGLTVHKRIHTGEKPYGCDECGKAYISHSSLINHKSVHSGQQPYNCECGKSFNYRSVLDQHKRIHTGKKLYQCNECGKAFNIRSNLTKHKRIHTGGEYLSVTNMGSHSGTSQKRTHEGGNALDGTRMSMSL from the coding sequence ATGCAGGAGTCTAAGGTTGGTGAAACTTGTGATTGGGATAGCAAGGTAGAAAATCAGATGGACAAGCCTGAgggaaaaagaatgaaggaagacAAAAGTGGCTTCAGGGAAAAGATTGGCAAAGCCAGGAATACAGCAAATATAAAGACAGAACAGGAAGATGAGGCATCTGAGAAAAGCTTACATCTGAGCTCAAAATATGTTACACACCAGACTGTCCCTATAGAACAGAAAAACAGTGAACAAGTCAAATGTGTGGAGAGCATTAATGGAAACTCTCATCCCAGTCTACAGCAAAAAGCCAGTGCTGTTAAGAAATCACATAAATGTGATGACTGTGGGAAATCCTTCAAATATAATTCCCGACTTATTCAACATAAAATTATGCACACTGGTGAAAAACGCTATGAGTGCGATGACTGTGGAGGGACTTTCCGGAGCAGCTCAAGCCTTCGAGTCCACAAGAGGATCCATACTGGGGAGAAGCCGTACAAGTGTGAGGAATGTGGGAAAGCCTACATGTCTTATTCCAGCCTTATAAACCACAAAAGCACCCATTCTGGAGAAAAGAACTGTAAGTGTGATGagtgtggaaaatccttcaattATAGCTCAGTTTTGGATCAGCATAAGAGAATTCACACTGGGGAGAAGCCCTATGAGTGTGGTgagtgtgggaaagccttcaggAACAGCTCTGGCCTTAGAGTCCACAAAAGGATCCACACAGGTGAGAAGCCCTATGAATGTGACATCTGTGGGAAAACCTTCAGTAATAGCTCTGGCCTTAGAGTCCACAAAAGGATTCATACAGgggagaaaccctatgaatgtgaTGAGTGTGGGAAGGCCTTCATTACCTGCAGAACACTTCTAAATCATAAAAGCATCCACTTTGGAGATAAACCTTATAAATGTGATGAATGTGAAAAATCATTTAATTATAGTTCTCTCCTCATTCAACATAAAGTTatccacactggagagaaaccttatgaatgtGATGAATGTGGGAAGGCTTTCAGGAATAGTTCAGGCCTTATTGTGCATAAAAGGatccacacaggagagaaaccttacaaatgtgatgtcTGTGGCAAAGCATTCAGCTATAGCTCAGGCCTGGCAGTCCATAAAAGCATTCACCCTGGGAAGAAAGCCCATGAATGTAAGGAGTGTGGAAAATCATTCAGCTATAACTCACTTCTTCTTCAACACAGAACAATTCACACTGGAGAGAGACCTTATGTATGTgatgtctgtggaaaaactttcaGAAACAATTCAGGACTCAAAGTCCACAGGCGACTCCATACTGGGGAAAAACCATATAAGTGTGATGTGTGTGGAAAAGCCTATATCTCACGCTCTAGCCTTAAAAACCACAAAGGAATCCATCTTGGGGAGAAGCCCTATAAATGTAGTTATTGTGAAAAATCCTTCAATTACAGCTCTGCCCTTGAACAACATAAAAGGATTCATACAAGGGAGAAACCCTTTGGGTGTGATGAGTGTGGAAAAGCCTTCAGAAATAATTCAGGCCTTAAAGTCCATAAACGAATCCACACTGGGGAGAGACCTTACAAATGTGAAGAATGTGGGAAGGCCTACATCTCACTTTCAAGCCTTATAAATCATAAAAGTGTACACCCTGGGGAAAAGCCCTATAAGTGTGATGAGTGTGAGAAAGCCTTTATCACATACCGAACCCTTATAAATCACAAAAAAATTCATCTTGGGGAGAAGCCCTACAAATGCGATGTGTGTGAGAAATCTTTTAACTACACCTCACTTCTTTCTCAACACAGAAGGGTCCACACTAGagagaaaccttatgaatgtGACAGATGTGAAAAGGTCTTCAGAAACAACTCGAGCCTTAAAGTGCATAAAAGAATTCATACTGGTGAGAAGCCCtataaatgtgatgtgtgtggaAAAGCCTACATCTCACACTCAAGCCTTATCAACCATAAAAGTACCCACCCTGGCAAGACCCCCTACACATGTGATGAATGTGGGAAAGCTTTTTTCTCAAACAGAACTCTTATAAGCCATAAAAGAGTCCATCTTGGGGAGAAACCCTTCAAATGTGTTGAATGTGGGAAGTCTTTCAGTTATAGCTCACTCCTTTCCCAACACAAGAGGATTCATACGGGGGAAAAACCCTATGTGTGTGATGGCTGTGGGAAGGCATTCAGGAACAGCTCAGGCCTCACAGTGCATAAAAGGATACACACAGGTGAGAAACCCTATGGATGTGATGAGTGTGGGAAAGCATACATCTCACACTCGAGTCTTATCAACCATAAAAGTGTCCATAGCGGGCAGCAGCCCTATAATTGTGAGTGTGGGAAATCCTTCAATTATAGATCAGTCCTTGACCAACACAAAAGGATCCACACTGGAAAGAAGCTATACCAATGTAACGAGTGTGGGAAGGCTTTCAATATCAGATCAAATCTCACCAAGCATAAAAGAATCCATACTGGAGGGGAATATTTAAGTGTGACAAATATGGGAAGTCATAGTGGCACATCACAGAAGAGAACTCATGAGGGAGGGAATGCTCTGGATGGGACCAGGATGAGCATGTCTCTGTAG